One window of the Solanum stenotomum isolate F172 chromosome 11, ASM1918654v1, whole genome shotgun sequence genome contains the following:
- the LOC125845584 gene encoding uncharacterized protein LOC125845584: MEIQKSSMQPPKRSRRRRSTPSTRRTWTPTEESTLINGLKELCVNGWRADNGTFRPGYLMELEAYLHERHPESGLKGEPHVNSKLKFWKRCYASLSLLKGRSGLGFQYSDGTIIIDDPKEWDKFLKDDPGASKMNTKKWPLFADWEEIFGKDRATGEHAEGPLDAVEDILKSQTLGLSTDMSLGFLINVDDDEYEDEASHGPNAPTEEAENTDTRHNFTQTTENEYARGSPHEHTGPSEKQGEYAKTSSSSVNEKEKGKKRKRVVEDVNETSLKSMAEVMKNFTESQDKRIGSLIEKIGNHDHSDMRGQIYSIIESPTFDLYTIEQGIKDKKVICEDVKNMEIFLRMGELERHTMMFMVVNDKLSSMISLCI, encoded by the exons ATGGAAATTCAGAAATCTTCAATGCAACCACCAAAAAGATCAAGACGAAGACGATCAACACCGTCAACTCGAAGGACATGGACTCCTACAGAAGAAAGTACTCTTATAAATGGTTTGAAAGAGTTATGTGTTAATGGTTGGAGAGCTGATAATGGAACTTTTAGGCCAGGATATCTGATGGAGTTGGAGGCCTATTTGCATGAACGTCATCCTGAAAGTGGCTTGAAAGGTGAACCACATGTCaattctaaattaaaattttggaaGAGATGTTATGCAAGCTTAAGTTTACTAAAAGGTAGGAGTGGTTTGGGATTTCAATATAGTGATGGAACTATAATTATTGATGATCCAAAAGAATGGGATAAATTTTTAAAG GATGATCCTGGTGCAAGCAAGATGAATACTAAAAAATGGCCACTGTTTGCTGATTGGGAGGAAATTTTTGGAAAAGATAGGGCAACTGGAGAACATGCAGAAGGGCCACTGGATGCTGTTGAGGATATCTTAAAGAGTCAAACATTAGGACTTTCTACTGATATgagtttaggatttcttatCAATGTTGATGACGATGAATATGAAGATGAAGCTAGTCATGGACCTAATGCACCTACTGAAGAAGCTGAAAATACTGATACAAGACATAATTTTACTCAAACAACTGAAAATGAATATGCTCGAGGATCTCCTCATGAACATACTGGACCATCTGAAAAGCAAGGTGAATATGCTAAAACATCTTCTTCTAGTGtcaatgaaaaagaaaaaggcaagAAAAGAAAGAGGGTTGTGGAAGATGTTAATGAAACATCTCTCAAGAGTATGGCGGAAGTTATGAAAAATTTTACTGAAAGCCAAGATAAAAGAATTGGTTCCTTGATCGAAAAGATTGGAAATCATGACCACTCTGATATGCGTGGTCAAATTTATTCCATCATTGAATCTCCTACATTTGATTTGTACACCATAGAGCAAGGTATCAAAGATAAAAAGGTTATTTGTGAAGATGTCAAAAATATGGAAATATTTTTACGTATGGGTGAGCTTGAGCGCCATACAATGATGTTCATGGTTGTCAATGATAAACTTTCAAGTATGATAAGCTTGTGTATATAA